In Gossypium hirsutum isolate 1008001.06 chromosome A10, Gossypium_hirsutum_v2.1, whole genome shotgun sequence, the DNA window TAGCAGAAGATGACGTTGATTTGAGTCCTCCTGTATCAACTACACCTGTCACTGCAACTCCAGTTACTGAAACCCAGTCACCTGTATCATCCATCACACAGCCTTTGAAGTTGCCTGAACCGATTCCGGAGAGCCAACAGCGTGAACTTTTTAAGTATATATTGGAAGAGAAGAGGAAAGTGAAACCGAAAGATCCCGAGGAGAAGAAGCGGCTGGACGAAGAGAAAGCTATACTCAAACAATTTATCCGAGCTAAATCCCTACCACAGTTATGACTTGATAATCCATTGTTTAAACTTGGATATATTgcctttgtttgtttgtttgtttaagaAATTTGGAAGTTTGGTTTCCTGGATTTCATGCATTCTGTTTTCTGGttgaaaatgtacaattttcTTGAGGAAGTACTCTCTTAATACGGAAGCAAGTATGCCATTGCAAATCATGTACAATTTTGCAGCAGGATGTGGAAACCCTAACTTCCCTGTCtcttaatttcatttcatttttacaatagagaataattttcaaaatattttaaaaaattaaattaaattaaataaaaatatttttatgaatattggtTACATTTAACGTAATCTTTTACATCGGTGTAtgtaaataatttttcttttttaattttttaaaaataaatttttctttaagtatatataatttcataatatataaattttgtacaATTAATGTTCTAATAATCTACCCATTGAATTTATCAGTATATTTGTACTTGtcattcatataaaatttttaaagcaatCCGATAGTCATATCATATCGAtctaaaatatatgtattaatatttattgaacgattgaaagtttcttttttacataaaacaaatagttaaaatttttaaatatatatcaaatttgacatgcataatctatataaatagaatatgaaatatgatagttggatccttaaaatattaataatataaaaagatgtaaaattattttagcttTACATTGGTATAAATAAATTCTTCCTCATAAAGTactatattagtgtatatttatatctatctatactattatttaaaggGTTGATTGAATTATTGATATCGCTCGTTAACcagattttaattcaattaaaaaattattgaaaaacaaatctttttataaaaacaacaaacatatttttataattttattttataatttatgttgccattaaatattttatgcaaaatcTAAAAGGTATATAAAGAGATTTAGAcctaaattagttttttttctcaTGCGACgtatgtgtataaaattatttgaatataatatctttataataatttaaatatattatatatataggtTTTTTTGTCCCAGATTAATACTCAAATTTTGTTTTGTCAATTAAATCGGTACTTTTTGTAACGCCGTTAAGTTTAAGATAAACTGTAGAATAAAATTGTGACATGTGGCATAATGATACCATAATAATGTCATAGTCTATTTTTCTATTCAAgtgtatattaatttattattttattattatgaggGGATTGaaataacaatttttattttatgcatacTTGAATATCTTGTGAGAATGTTAGcgaaatttactaaaataaatatgaaaaatattatataaatacaatattaatattaataaaatgagtaaattgattattttacaGCAAGGTGGCTATTATGGaatataaaatatgttagttGATATTTAAGAAACTTTTTTAATAGTTGAGGAATTTCGAATCATTATATATATggcatataaaaaataaaataaataaaatatttaaggatatatattatatatgccaAAGAAAACTTACCTGTAAATTAACAGATGAATATAACAGCCTCAATGATCtgataaaatttcagaaaaataaaTTTGGAGAGTTGCAGTGTTGGAGTAATTGTAACCTTGTATTGAACCAGATACACAATTTTTAATTAGGGCTGGGACGGGGAATTTTAGTTAATTACACAAATTTGGGGTTAAAAAGTTTAATAAAATGATGTATCAAAtggggaaaaaaaattaaatgattaataaagGATATAATTCAACTTAACATCCTAATTTTATATAACCCTTACTCGTTTAtacataatttatgaaaatagtttgtaattaatattattattattgaataaaatatataattgtaattatattatattaattaattgaaCTTAACATAAAATTCATGTTAATTATAAGTGTGTGACACATAGGATTATTATCCTGCTTATATTACGTTAGTATATatattaatctaatttttataattaaaatatataaagaatattTGCCTTTATGAATCACAGGTCTGGCCGACTGTCAGCTAACACCTTCGCTTTTTTCATCTAAGCCTCTAAGCTATCTTGTTCTTCTCAAATTTTGCGCCCAAgacaagtttttttttctttttaatatttgaatcaaCTCCCTTTTCACTAACCCTAATCATTCGTATCATTTTCGCAGGTTTCCGTTcatcttctttcctttttcttttttattatgcTTTGATTAACATTACCAGAAGCTTGGGACTCATATCCAAGATAaggtttcttttttatttttcttcttcttgttgcTTAATTCTCTGTTTGGTTGTGCAGGCAAAACGGTGTTGAAGCAGAGAGAAGAAGCGGGATTTTCCCCCTCAATTGTGCTCAAGTGCGAAGAAaagattctcttttttttttcaatgttaTTGGGAATTCATGTTTCTAGTTCATCTATTTAAATGAATGGATTTGATATTCTAACTCTTTCCTTGCATATTTACTGGCAAAAAAACCCCTTCTTCCTTGCA includes these proteins:
- the LOC107897391 gene encoding uncharacterized protein codes for the protein MSQGPKLYDNKPKKAQLKQFQQHQKGKEFPSTSSGAASYSMGQPPPPPPPQPPKESFARRYKFLWPLLLAVNFTVGAYLFMRTKKKDTNLAEDDVDLSPPVSTTPVTATPVTETQSPVSSITQPLKLPEPIPESQQRELFKYILEEKRKVKPKDPEEKKRLDEEKAILKQFIRAKSLPQL